The genomic DNA GTCGGGGTGATTAAAAAGGTTATCCTCCTTTGAACCTCCGAGAAGCAATAAAGGCTCACCATCATATTCCCAGTAAAAGGGATTTTCTTCAGATATTTGAATGGATTCTTTCTGTTCATAATCCCTGGTAGAATCACAGGAAATAATGAACAATAGCGTAACAACCATTAACGATAACAGTTTGAAACTACCAATTTTATTCATAGCTTATATTTTTAAGGTTAGACTTTTTCATTTTAATCCCTTGTAATTGTAATTGAATGTGACTATTCCCAAAAAATCGACAAAAACAGCAGTTCCTGTAGATACCGGAAAACATTGAAACGGAGGATCAGGGTCGTTCAGCCGTAACCGGGTTGTTCATTACAACAAAAAAGTCATTTATTATGCCGTAAATGTCGAACCACTCCCAGATGGTTATTTTGCGTGAATTGTCGGGTCGTTCAACCCATTGTCCGTCTGTATAGACCGGAGCAGGATGCTTGTAACTTTCTGCCCAATCCGAATTCTTCACAATGGCCACAGCAGCCTGGTCGAACAGCGGCCTGCTGGGTGGATTGCCCCCCATATCGTACATCTCGAAAAGGTTTGCCGAATAATCTCCCCAGGTATAGAACTCACCGCCGTGTCGACCGGTAACAGGTTCAGAAATTTTCGAACCCTTTTCGGGCATCCTTTGAAGCATCTGTGCCTGTGAAACCTTAACGGCATCTGTGCCCGATGGATCCCCATAGCGGACGGTCACCATCTCAAAGGGAACATCTACATCAAGTATGTAGTTCATTGCCTCAATATCCCATTCCAGGTTATGTTCTCCAGGTTCCGGATAATTGGCCCCCAACCACACGATCCTTATATTTTCAGCTATTGATGGCTCTTTTTTAAGGGCAAGAGCAATATTTGTCAATTTGCCCACAGGTAACAAAATCAGTTCCTGATCCCGCTCTTTGAGAGCCTGTTCAATTATGAAATTTACCGCCTCATGGCCATCAAATTCACCTTCATGGATATTGCCCTCTATCTCATCGAATGAACCCTGGGCGCCCGTATGAAGAGGTATCCGGTTCCACACCCCGCAAAGTTGCATCACCCGTTTTGCCTCATCATAGTGGTCGCTTACGGATGAGTATGTGACTCCGTCCCTTGGATCGCTGGTTGCATTTACTGTCACCCCCTCGACGGCAAAGTCATCGCCGCTGAAAAACAGGTAGGCCAGGGCATGTTGGTCGTCCACCTCGTTGTTTGCATCGGTATCAATAATGACATGATGCCGGAAGGATTCTTTCCCGGCATCTTCTGTTCTCCCGCAGCTTGAAAGAACAAGTGTTGCTGCCATGGCCATTAATATAAGTTGGCCGGCAATTTCCCTGTTAAAAAGTAATCTGAATCTAATAACTGATTTTTTCATAATGAAGTAAAAAATTGAGATACGCATATCTTTAATGTCAATCTTACGGAGTTTCCAGGTATAAAATTACAAAATTAATTTTAATCAATATTAATAAGAACCTGATCCAATGCAAAACCAATGAACATGGGATATGACCAACTGCTGTAGCCTCTGCCCGTATCTCCCTTGTATCGTTGTAATTCTGATTTTATAACCGCCTCCATGGGTTTTGCCTTTTCACCGATCCTTCTCAGGGAGATGGCTGCCTGCAGAACCAACCACGGCTTATCTCTGGCTTTCAGATGTTTCTCAAGAACGGGAAGGGCTTTTTCACTCCGGTTCCACTTGCACAACAATTCTGCGGCCTTGATCTGAACAATCGGGGAAGGATCATCCAACAATGATTTTACTTCATTTTCTGCTTTTTCAACCTGTTCACCGTGTGCAATCAATCCAACCACACCCCAAAAACGAACCCCGCTATCTTTATCAGACAACCCGGCAATCAGTTCATCCGTCTCCACATCAGCTTTTCCTATTTTTTCGGCAGCATTGAGGAGATCTTTAAGCTGATAATCTGCAGACTGTGCATACTCGTAGGGAGTGCTACCTCTGGCCCTGCGCATCATCTCGGCCTCATTCAGGAAACCGATATCTCTTGTCGAGATTATTTTATTTTTCAATCGCTTCCTCATTTGCTTAAGCTTATCGCTATAAGCGGATGAATCTGCAATATTGTTGAGTTCATGTGGGTCTTCTTCAAGATTATATAATTCTTCGGCC from Bacteroidales bacterium includes the following:
- a CDS encoding nucleoside hydrolase, whose product is MKKSVIRFRLLFNREIAGQLILMAMAATLVLSSCGRTEDAGKESFRHHVIIDTDANNEVDDQHALAYLFFSGDDFAVEGVTVNATSDPRDGVTYSSVSDHYDEAKRVMQLCGVWNRIPLHTGAQGSFDEIEGNIHEGEFDGHEAVNFIIEQALKERDQELILLPVGKLTNIALALKKEPSIAENIRIVWLGANYPEPGEHNLEWDIEAMNYILDVDVPFEMVTVRYGDPSGTDAVKVSQAQMLQRMPEKGSKISEPVTGRHGGEFYTWGDYSANLFEMYDMGGNPPSRPLFDQAAVAIVKNSDWAESYKHPAPVYTDGQWVERPDNSRKITIWEWFDIYGIINDFFVVMNNPVTAERP